In Sphingopyxis sp. 113P3, one DNA window encodes the following:
- a CDS encoding Glu/Leu/Phe/Val family dehydrogenase, translating to MSAVWDFADFDDHEHVHMFRDRASGLTAVIAVHSTHLGPGAGGVRYWHYPQRAAAITDALRLSRGMSYKNAMAGLPMGGGKGVILADEGAAKSPELLAAFGRAVESLGGAYVTAEDVGITDADMVEIARHTKHVSGLPVASGEAGGDPGPLTAFGVYLGIKAAIREGLGTDSAKDVRIAIQGVGSVGAGVARRLAAEGAQLTLADVNLTRAKALADELGAELADSAAIMEIEADVLSPNALGAILNEKSIERLKVSIVAGAANNQLATAADGQRIHDRGIVYAPDYVINAGGIINVALEYLGQGSREEVESRIRQIPGRLAEIWAESKASGTPAAVVADRMAQKLIGRG from the coding sequence ATGTCCGCTGTCTGGGATTTCGCCGATTTCGACGATCACGAACATGTCCACATGTTCCGCGACCGGGCGAGCGGGCTCACGGCGGTGATCGCCGTGCATTCGACGCATCTGGGGCCCGGCGCCGGCGGGGTGCGCTACTGGCATTATCCGCAGCGGGCCGCAGCGATCACGGACGCCCTGCGGCTGTCGCGCGGGATGAGCTACAAAAATGCGATGGCGGGGCTGCCGATGGGCGGCGGCAAGGGCGTGATTCTCGCAGACGAAGGCGCAGCGAAGAGCCCCGAACTCCTCGCTGCCTTCGGGCGGGCGGTCGAATCGCTCGGCGGGGCTTATGTGACGGCCGAAGATGTCGGGATCACGGATGCTGACATGGTCGAAATTGCAAGACACACCAAACATGTCTCGGGACTACCCGTGGCGAGCGGCGAAGCGGGGGGCGACCCCGGACCATTGACTGCGTTTGGCGTCTATCTCGGGATCAAGGCGGCCATCCGCGAAGGCCTCGGGACCGACAGTGCGAAGGATGTGCGGATCGCCATCCAGGGCGTCGGCAGCGTCGGTGCGGGGGTCGCGCGGAGGCTTGCGGCGGAAGGCGCGCAGCTGACCCTGGCCGACGTCAACCTCACGCGGGCGAAGGCGCTGGCCGACGAACTCGGTGCCGAGCTCGCCGATTCGGCGGCGATCATGGAAATTGAGGCTGACGTGCTGAGCCCGAACGCCCTCGGTGCGATCCTGAACGAGAAAAGCATCGAACGGCTCAAGGTGTCGATCGTTGCGGGCGCTGCGAACAACCAGCTTGCGACGGCTGCTGACGGCCAGCGTATCCACGATCGCGGGATCGTCTATGCCCCTGATTATGTGATCAACGCCGGCGGCATCATCAACGTGGCACTGGAGTATCTGGGACAGGGGAGCCGCGAAGAGGTTGAAAGCCGGATCCGCCAGATACCCGGCCGCCTTGCCGAGATTTGGGCCGAGAGCAAGGCGAGCGGCACGCCGGCGGCCGTGGTGGCCGACCGCATGGCCCAGAAGCTGATCGGGCGAGGGTAG
- a CDS encoding YbaN family protein: MKRHFYLVSGWASLALGALGAFLPLLPTVPFVILAAFCFARSSPRLEAWLVTHPQFGHHILAWREKGSISRKGKIAATTAFAISILLAAIFSPWPWVMLPVIAAAVTGSWIWTRPEA, translated from the coding sequence ATGAAGCGGCACTTCTATCTCGTCAGCGGCTGGGCGTCGCTCGCACTGGGCGCGCTAGGCGCTTTCCTGCCGTTGCTGCCGACTGTGCCATTCGTGATCCTGGCCGCTTTCTGTTTCGCGCGCTCCTCGCCCCGGCTCGAGGCGTGGCTGGTGACGCATCCGCAGTTCGGACACCATATCCTTGCCTGGCGCGAGAAAGGTTCGATCAGCCGCAAGGGGAAGATCGCCGCGACGACGGCCTTCGCGATCAGCATCCTTCTCGCCGCAATTTTCTCGCCCTGGCCGTGGGTCATGCTACCGGTCATCGCCGCCGCGGTCACCGGAAGCTGGATATGGACGCGGCCGGAAGCATAG
- a CDS encoding TonB-dependent receptor plug domain-containing protein: protein MRTSHPLTLLALTTALATTCWAAPAAAQDAGASEEDADSLIIVTGTRRTDRTIADSSVPIDVISADSLANSGTTETNRLLNQLVPSFNFPQPSLTDGTDSLRPATLRGLAPDQVLVLVNGKRRHLSSLLNLNGSVGRGSSGVDMNTIPPIAIERIEVLRDGASSQYGSDAIAGVINIQLKKSVGGRAQITYGKYITTMEDVKNVASVAPTTGASDNPVITLTDSDRTRRDGGTLTMATNIGLPVGDDGYLNFTAEYKDRSPTNRSGADLRRNYAAAGDPRETTIDRFWHRFGDGESKDMNFFYNAGMDAGGWELYSFGSYGVRDANAAGFFRRALDARNADWDNGGAPIYEDGYLPFITSTIHDIAVAGGIRGEAGGWNLDLSINYGSNRLDYGVENSVNVSLGGDHSPRKFDAGGMRYGQTAVNFDAQRDLDIGLGNTSLALGGEWRNENYKIVAGEPASYAVGPYFYTNGAGVGSQVFGGFLPSSEVDASRDSFAGYVELDADLSDMFNIQVAGRYEHFSDFGDTVNGKVAARFEPVDGLALRGSASTGFRAPGMAQQFFSTTSTVNLTGVGLVEVGTFPVGSPIAVALGAQPLKPEKSVNLGGGLVFTMVPGLNLTVDYYRIKIKDRITLTENLQGADVQQILEDAGVPGSSARFFINGIDTRTQGLDVVASYRLPDMGIGKVTLTAGYNLNDTKITDRRTFSGFTAARLFARPESLRLTEGQPSNKLNIGLDWESGPAGLTLRGNRYGSVFIPGPSGDIAIAKGDAPGDITLSPKWVVDLEARFRPVEAVQLAVGANNLLDEYPDRLPYGVVGGFDYGLNNAFLPYSSFSPFGFSGRFVYGRLSVDF from the coding sequence ATGCGAACTTCTCATCCCCTCACCCTCCTCGCCCTTACGACGGCGCTGGCTACCACCTGCTGGGCGGCTCCCGCCGCCGCGCAGGACGCTGGCGCATCCGAGGAAGATGCAGACTCGCTGATCATCGTGACGGGCACGCGCCGTACCGACCGCACGATTGCCGACAGCAGCGTGCCGATCGATGTAATTTCGGCGGATTCGCTCGCCAATAGCGGCACCACCGAAACCAACCGGCTCCTCAACCAGCTCGTTCCCTCGTTCAACTTTCCGCAGCCTTCGCTCACCGATGGTACCGATTCCCTGCGTCCCGCGACGCTGCGCGGCCTCGCGCCCGACCAGGTGCTCGTTCTCGTCAACGGCAAGCGCCGCCACCTCTCGTCGCTTCTCAATCTGAACGGCTCGGTAGGTCGGGGCTCGTCGGGTGTCGACATGAACACGATCCCGCCCATCGCGATCGAGCGGATCGAGGTGCTGCGCGACGGCGCCTCGTCGCAATATGGGTCCGACGCGATCGCGGGGGTCATCAATATCCAGCTCAAGAAGAGCGTCGGCGGCCGGGCACAGATCACCTACGGCAAATATATCACGACGATGGAGGACGTGAAAAACGTCGCGAGCGTCGCGCCGACCACCGGCGCTTCCGACAATCCGGTCATCACCCTCACCGATTCCGACCGCACGCGGCGCGATGGGGGCACGCTGACGATGGCCACCAACATCGGCCTGCCGGTCGGCGACGATGGTTACCTGAACTTCACGGCCGAGTATAAGGACCGCTCGCCCACCAATCGCTCCGGCGCCGATCTTCGCCGCAACTATGCCGCGGCAGGCGACCCGCGCGAGACGACGATCGACCGCTTCTGGCATCGCTTTGGTGACGGCGAATCAAAAGATATGAACTTCTTTTACAACGCCGGCATGGATGCCGGCGGGTGGGAGCTCTACAGTTTCGGCAGCTATGGTGTGCGCGATGCGAATGCCGCGGGCTTCTTCCGCCGCGCTCTCGATGCCCGCAATGCCGACTGGGACAATGGCGGTGCACCGATCTACGAGGACGGCTATCTACCCTTCATTACGAGCACCATCCATGACATCGCGGTCGCCGGCGGCATTCGAGGCGAAGCGGGCGGCTGGAACCTCGACCTTTCGATCAACTATGGATCAAACCGGCTCGACTATGGCGTGGAGAACAGCGTCAACGTCTCGCTCGGTGGCGACCACAGTCCCCGCAAGTTCGACGCGGGCGGCATGCGCTATGGCCAGACCGCGGTGAATTTCGACGCCCAGCGTGATCTCGACATCGGGCTTGGCAATACCTCGCTGGCGCTCGGCGGCGAATGGCGGAACGAGAATTACAAGATCGTCGCAGGCGAGCCTGCAAGCTATGCTGTTGGCCCTTATTTCTACACGAACGGCGCCGGGGTCGGATCGCAGGTGTTCGGGGGCTTCCTGCCGAGCTCCGAGGTCGATGCCTCGCGCGACAGTTTTGCAGGCTATGTCGAGCTCGACGCGGACCTCAGCGACATGTTCAATATTCAGGTTGCGGGCCGCTACGAGCATTTCTCCGACTTCGGAGACACGGTGAACGGCAAGGTCGCAGCGCGCTTCGAGCCCGTCGACGGGCTCGCGCTGCGCGGGTCAGCATCGACGGGATTTCGCGCTCCCGGCATGGCGCAGCAATTCTTCTCCACCACCTCGACGGTCAATCTGACCGGCGTTGGCCTCGTGGAAGTTGGCACCTTTCCTGTCGGCTCGCCGATCGCGGTGGCGCTTGGCGCCCAGCCGCTCAAGCCCGAAAAGTCGGTGAATCTGGGCGGGGGCCTTGTATTTACCATGGTCCCGGGGCTCAATCTCACGGTCGATTATTACCGGATCAAGATCAAGGATCGCATCACCCTCACCGAAAACCTGCAGGGCGCAGACGTCCAGCAGATACTGGAAGATGCGGGGGTCCCGGGCTCGTCGGCGCGGTTCTTCATCAACGGGATCGACACGCGCACCCAGGGGCTCGACGTGGTTGCAAGTTACCGATTGCCCGACATGGGGATCGGCAAGGTGACGCTGACCGCGGGATACAACCTCAACGACACGAAGATCACCGACCGGCGAACCTTCAGCGGCTTTACCGCTGCGCGCCTGTTCGCGCGGCCCGAAAGCCTTCGTCTCACCGAGGGGCAACCGTCGAACAAGCTCAACATCGGGCTCGATTGGGAATCGGGTCCCGCCGGCCTGACCCTGCGGGGCAACCGCTATGGTTCGGTGTTCATCCCGGGGCCGAGCGGTGACATCGCCATTGCGAAGGGCGATGCACCGGGTGACATTACCCTGTCGCCCAAATGGGTCGTCGATCTCGAAGCGCGCTTCCGTCCTGTCGAAGCGGTCCAGCTCGCCGTCGGCGCGAACAACCTGCTCGACGAATATCCCGACCGTTTGCCCTACGGGGTCGTGGGCGGCTTCGACTACGGGCTCAACAATGCCTTCCTGCCCTATTCGTCCTTCTCGCCCTTCGGCTTCAGCGGCCGCTTCGTCTACGGACGTTTGTCCGTCGATTTCTGA
- the ccmC gene encoding heme ABC transporter permease CcmC: protein MHAYANPARFLAIARPLTPWLLGLGMALLFAGAWAGLVLVPGDYKQGETARILYVHVPSAWLGMGGWSGLAVAGLVQLVWRHPLAGIAARAIAVPGMLFTALCLATGSIWGKPTWGTWWEWDGRMTSMLVLLFLYAGFVALTMGDEGGRQGGTLPRGAAVYALVGAVNIPIINRSVVWWNSLHQGPSITMRGSSIDGALLWPLGLTLLGFSLLFGAIVLMRMRRIIADNRVTARLRRMADEED from the coding sequence ATGCACGCCTATGCGAACCCTGCCCGTTTCCTGGCCATTGCCCGCCCGCTGACCCCTTGGCTGCTTGGCCTGGGTATGGCGCTGCTGTTCGCTGGTGCGTGGGCCGGACTTGTCCTGGTCCCCGGCGATTACAAGCAGGGGGAAACGGCGCGCATTCTTTATGTCCATGTCCCTTCGGCCTGGCTCGGCATGGGCGGCTGGTCAGGGCTTGCGGTTGCGGGGCTTGTCCAGCTTGTCTGGCGCCACCCGCTCGCGGGGATTGCGGCGCGCGCGATTGCGGTGCCGGGGATGCTTTTCACCGCGCTATGTCTCGCCACGGGTTCGATCTGGGGCAAGCCGACCTGGGGCACCTGGTGGGAGTGGGACGGCCGGATGACCTCGATGCTCGTTCTCCTCTTCCTCTATGCCGGCTTCGTCGCGTTGACGATGGGCGATGAAGGCGGACGGCAGGGGGGGACTTTGCCGCGCGGCGCCGCGGTCTACGCGCTCGTCGGCGCGGTCAATATCCCGATCATTAATCGCAGTGTCGTGTGGTGGAACAGCCTGCACCAAGGGCCGAGCATCACGATGCGCGGATCCTCGATCGACGGCGCTCTCTTGTGGCCACTTGGCTTGACCTTGCTCGGCTTTTCGCTGTTGTTCGGCGCGATAGTCCTGATGCGCATGCGGCGGATCATTGCCGATAATCGCGTTACGGCGCGGCTGCGGCGGATGGCCGACGAGGAGGATTAG
- a CDS encoding heme exporter protein CcmD, protein MTGVISGGDQWAYVAAAYGLAALLTGAVLWHSWRAMTKAERRSDALRKDRGR, encoded by the coding sequence ATGACGGGGGTGATCAGCGGGGGCGACCAATGGGCCTATGTCGCGGCCGCCTATGGGCTTGCCGCGCTGCTGACGGGCGCGGTGCTCTGGCATAGCTGGCGCGCAATGACCAAGGCCGAGAGACGAAGCGACGCGCTGCGAAAGGACCGTGGCAGATGA
- the ccmE gene encoding cytochrome c maturation protein CcmE, whose translation MKPKHQRLVLALLALAGIAGAGILGASALRDEAAYFRTPTEVRAGKAETGEAMRLGGMVAAGSIARQADGVTIRFVATDGKASVPVEFTGIVPDLFAENSGMVADGRMRADGVFVADRILAKHDERYMPPQMGEMPKNMKRVPGE comes from the coding sequence ATGAAGCCCAAGCACCAGCGGCTTGTCCTCGCGCTCCTTGCGCTCGCCGGCATCGCAGGTGCCGGAATTCTCGGCGCGAGCGCGCTGCGCGACGAGGCAGCCTATTTTCGTACTCCGACCGAGGTGAGGGCTGGAAAAGCCGAGACGGGTGAGGCGATGCGGCTCGGCGGCATGGTCGCAGCGGGGAGCATCGCGCGCCAGGCTGACGGGGTCACGATCCGCTTCGTTGCAACCGATGGCAAGGCGTCGGTTCCCGTAGAGTTCACGGGTATAGTCCCTGACCTGTTCGCCGAGAATTCGGGCATGGTCGCCGACGGTCGCATGCGCGCCGACGGTGTTTTCGTGGCCGACCGGATTCTCGCCAAGCATGACGAGCGCTACATGCCGCCGCAGATGGGCGAGATGCCGAAGAACATGAAGCGGGTGCCGGGGGAATGA
- a CDS encoding heme lyase CcmF/NrfE family subunit — MIAELGLALLWMAAALACLSLVAGALFLRGGPKDLASLVRPASVAQGALTAAAFGLLIALFVRSDMSVELVARNSHSLKPMLFKVAGAWGNHEGSMLLWLTILGLSGALVALFERRLREDTLVATLAAQAALSLGFFAFLLFSSNPFNRLPIAPPDGQGLNPLLQDPGLAFHPPTLYVGYVGLSVAFSFAVGAMVTREIGPAFARAMRPWVLGSWIFLTLGITAGSYWAYYELGWGGWWFWDPVENVSLVPWLAGAALLHSVAVTATRNALRAWTVMLAVIGFSMSMVGTFIVRSGLLTSVHSFAVDPERGTFLLVLMAIYIGGALALFALRAGTVAEGKKFSLLSREGSLVINNLLLTTILALVLLGTLYPIVAEAMGEKISVGPPYYNKVAGPLALILCLVMVAGPLLAWRRDDGKRLWSRLPLAVLAGALVLFGLVLFGGSVRVLPLLGMTVAAVVAVASFAPLWGRNLRRTPLPTWGMVIAHFGVAVALAGMAAESAFIKERLVAAAPGETVKVGDFAVTFVGVRPIAGPNYTAIEGRLVATTGSGASFTLRPEARTFPGLMGAPPTETNEAALLTRPGGQLYVVLGQPVSSPDGTADRYQLRLWWKPLVWWIWLGGALIALGAALSMLGRAQLLAIWRTHRSRKAQERFAP; from the coding sequence ATGATCGCCGAACTTGGCCTTGCGCTCTTGTGGATGGCCGCAGCGCTTGCCTGCCTCTCGCTCGTCGCGGGGGCGCTGTTCCTGCGCGGCGGACCAAAGGATCTCGCATCGCTCGTGCGGCCCGCGAGCGTCGCGCAAGGCGCGCTGACGGCCGCGGCCTTTGGCCTGCTTATCGCCCTGTTCGTCCGCTCCGACATGTCGGTCGAGCTCGTCGCGCGCAACAGCCACAGCCTTAAACCCATGCTGTTCAAGGTCGCAGGCGCCTGGGGAAATCACGAAGGCTCGATGCTCCTGTGGCTGACGATCCTTGGCCTGTCGGGAGCCCTTGTTGCGCTGTTTGAAAGGCGGCTGCGCGAGGATACGCTCGTTGCAACCCTTGCAGCGCAGGCAGCGCTCAGCCTCGGCTTCTTTGCCTTCCTCCTTTTCTCCTCCAATCCCTTCAATCGCCTGCCGATTGCACCGCCCGACGGGCAGGGACTCAACCCCTTGCTTCAGGACCCGGGCCTCGCCTTCCATCCGCCGACGCTCTACGTCGGTTATGTCGGCCTGTCGGTCGCCTTCAGCTTCGCGGTGGGCGCAATGGTCACTCGCGAGATCGGACCCGCCTTCGCGCGCGCCATGCGGCCCTGGGTTCTTGGAAGCTGGATATTCCTGACGCTCGGTATCACGGCGGGCAGCTACTGGGCCTATTATGAGCTTGGCTGGGGCGGCTGGTGGTTCTGGGACCCGGTCGAGAATGTGTCGCTCGTGCCGTGGCTCGCGGGCGCGGCGCTCCTTCACTCGGTCGCTGTGACAGCAACGCGCAACGCGCTCCGGGCATGGACGGTGATGCTCGCGGTGATCGGCTTTTCGATGTCAATGGTGGGCACGTTCATCGTGCGTTCGGGGCTGTTGACCAGCGTGCACAGCTTCGCGGTCGATCCCGAGCGCGGCACCTTCCTGCTTGTCCTGATGGCAATTTATATCGGCGGGGCGCTCGCGCTTTTTGCGCTGCGCGCCGGGACCGTCGCGGAGGGCAAGAAATTCTCGCTGTTGAGCCGCGAAGGCTCGCTCGTGATCAACAATCTCTTGCTGACAACGATCCTCGCGCTCGTTCTTTTAGGAACGCTCTATCCGATCGTCGCTGAAGCGATGGGCGAGAAAATCTCTGTGGGCCCGCCCTATTACAACAAGGTTGCAGGTCCGCTCGCCCTCATCCTCTGCCTCGTCATGGTCGCAGGGCCGCTGCTCGCGTGGCGCCGCGACGATGGAAAACGCCTCTGGTCGCGCTTGCCGCTTGCGGTGCTGGCGGGCGCGTTGGTGCTCTTCGGCCTTGTCCTTTTCGGCGGGTCGGTGCGCGTCCTGCCGCTCCTGGGAATGACCGTGGCAGCGGTCGTCGCGGTGGCGAGCTTCGCGCCGCTTTGGGGTCGCAATCTCCGCCGGACGCCGCTCCCGACCTGGGGCATGGTGATCGCGCATTTCGGCGTCGCGGTTGCGCTCGCGGGAATGGCCGCGGAAAGCGCCTTCATCAAGGAGCGGCTCGTTGCGGCGGCGCCAGGCGAGACGGTCAAGGTCGGTGACTTTGCCGTGACCTTCGTGGGGGTTCGGCCGATTGCCGGCCCGAACTACACCGCGATCGAGGGGCGGCTTGTGGCGACCACGGGATCGGGCGCGAGCTTTACCTTGCGCCCCGAGGCCCGCACTTTTCCAGGCCTGATGGGCGCCCCGCCGACCGAAACCAACGAGGCGGCGCTGCTGACACGGCCCGGCGGACAGCTTTACGTCGTGCTCGGGCAGCCGGTAAGCTCGCCTGACGGCACCGCAGATCGCTACCAGCTCCGCCTGTGGTGGAAGCCGCTGGTGTGGTGGATATGGCTCGGCGGCGCGCTCATCGCGCTCGGCGCGGCGCTGTCGATGCTCGGCCGCGCCCAATTGCTCGCGATCTGGCGCACGCATAGGTCGAGGAAAGCACAGGAGCGCTTCGCGCCATGA
- a CDS encoding DsbE family thiol:disulfide interchange protein codes for MRNRWILFVPLAIMALLFGAFVYRLVTPAETLIQSQWINKPMPLFDLPPATAGVEGLKSSQLADGRPRLVNVFASWCIPCRAEAAQLEALKRAGVPIDGIAIRDRPEDVAAFLNEFGNPFDRIGSDQQSSVQIALGSSGVPETFLIDGKGIIREQIQGVILADDVPRIMAKLEAMK; via the coding sequence ATGAGGAATCGCTGGATCCTGTTCGTGCCGCTCGCGATCATGGCGCTGTTGTTCGGCGCCTTTGTCTACCGGCTGGTGACCCCGGCTGAGACCCTCATACAGTCGCAGTGGATCAACAAGCCGATGCCGCTCTTCGACCTTCCCCCTGCGACTGCGGGTGTCGAGGGGCTCAAGAGCAGTCAGCTTGCCGACGGGCGGCCGCGGCTGGTCAATGTGTTCGCGAGCTGGTGCATTCCGTGCCGGGCGGAGGCGGCGCAGCTTGAAGCGCTCAAGCGGGCAGGGGTTCCCATCGACGGCATCGCGATCCGTGACCGACCCGAGGATGTCGCGGCCTTTCTCAATGAATTCGGAAATCCCTTCGACCGCATCGGGTCGGACCAGCAGAGCAGCGTCCAGATCGCCCTCGGATCGTCGGGAGTGCCAGAAACCTTCCTCATCGACGGGAAGGGCATTATTCGCGAGCAGATCCAGGGGGTCATTCTCGCTGACGACGTCCCGCGGATCATGGCAAAGCTGGAGGCGATGAAATGA
- a CDS encoding cytochrome c-type biogenesis protein, translating to MKVRLFIAAMMTLTSLPLGAQDRLPPAPYAYQQLNDPAKEAKAKALMETLRCLVCQGQSIADSDAPLAGDMRHEVRTKIAAGESPDAIRKWLVARYGNWVSYDPPFDGATALLWLGPLLFLGVGGWLAFGRFRREGGEEEP from the coding sequence ATGAAGGTGCGGCTCTTCATCGCGGCGATGATGACGCTGACCTCGCTTCCGCTCGGAGCGCAGGACCGCTTGCCGCCGGCGCCCTACGCCTACCAGCAGCTCAATGATCCCGCGAAGGAAGCCAAGGCGAAAGCGTTGATGGAAACGCTGCGCTGCCTCGTCTGCCAGGGACAGTCGATCGCCGATAGCGATGCGCCGCTTGCTGGCGACATGCGGCACGAAGTGCGCACGAAGATCGCCGCGGGCGAAAGCCCCGACGCGATCCGCAAATGGCTTGTCGCCCGCTATGGCAACTGGGTGAGCTACGATCCGCCCTTCGACGGGGCGACGGCGCTGCTCTGGCTCGGACCTCTCCTGTTTCTCGGGGTCGGCGGGTGGCTGGCCTTCGGACGCTTCCGCCGCGAGGGCGGGGAAGAAGAGCCATGA
- a CDS encoding tetratricopeptide repeat protein encodes MIWLWIALAALLAAGGMMWLGRLPAAARPLAGAALMLGLAGYALQGSPALPGKPVAKVEEPDGFGEAIADRRQGMSERFGPAAQWLAMSDGFARTGKTALAAQTLEKGLERYPDNVDLWVGLGNALVAHGGGAISPAAALAFDEAAKREPGHPAPPFFAGLAMAQSGDLKGANAVWSDLLARSPAEAPWRADLEMRLAQLREAMGPELPSEAPRGP; translated from the coding sequence ATGATCTGGCTTTGGATCGCGCTTGCTGCGCTTCTCGCCGCTGGCGGCATGATGTGGCTCGGGCGTTTGCCGGCCGCGGCACGGCCGCTCGCCGGGGCCGCGCTGATGCTCGGCCTTGCAGGTTATGCGCTGCAGGGCAGCCCGGCGCTGCCCGGAAAGCCCGTGGCAAAGGTCGAGGAGCCCGATGGCTTTGGCGAGGCGATCGCCGACCGGCGGCAGGGGATGAGCGAGCGCTTCGGTCCGGCGGCGCAGTGGCTTGCGATGTCCGACGGCTTTGCGCGTACCGGCAAGACCGCGCTCGCGGCGCAGACTCTGGAAAAGGGTCTTGAGCGTTACCCGGACAATGTCGACCTCTGGGTAGGACTCGGAAACGCGCTTGTCGCGCACGGCGGCGGCGCGATCTCGCCCGCCGCGGCGCTCGCTTTCGATGAGGCGGCGAAACGCGAGCCTGGGCATCCGGCGCCGCCATTTTTTGCCGGGCTTGCGATGGCGCAAAGCGGTGACCTTAAGGGTGCAAACGCGGTATGGAGCGACCTGCTTGCCCGTAGTCCCGCCGAAGCGCCGTGGCGCGCCGACCTTGAAATGCGCCTCGCGCAGCTTCGCGAGGCGATGGGACCCGAGCTCCCGTCCGAGGCGCCGCGAGGCCCGTGA